TTTTCCGCAGCCGCTGTTTGTGCCGGCAATCATAATTCTCCTCATAATTTTTCACCACAGATTATGAAAACGGGATTTTGTGCCGTCATCATATTGTATCCGCCGACCTTTCTTCCTCTTGACGCACAGATTTGCGTCACTTCATATTCATACCCGAGTTTTTCAAAACTTTCTTGTGCAAGCGATAAAGTTTCAAGCGTTATCGCGTTCACGACCACTTTTTTGCAATCGCACTTTTCTATTATTTCATACAAATTCCCCGATGAACCGCCTATAAAAACCTTGTCCGCTTTCAGTAATCCGACCATACCGTTCGGTGCGTCCGCACAAATTATTTCAATATTATCGGCATGAAATTTGAGTGCATTTTGTTTTATCAATTCAGCCGCCTCCGCTTTTTTTTCAATCGCATATACCTTGCCTTTTCCGCATAGCAGAGCCATTTCAATGCTTACCGAGCCTGTTCCCGCACCTATATCGTAACATATATCGTCATCTTTGATTTCAAGCTTTGATATGTTTACCGCTCTCACTTCACTTTTTGTCATAGGTGCGTTGCCCGTCACGAATTCGCTGTCGTTAATTCCGATTTTTGTGCATTTGTCATATTCATTATTGATTATTACCGCCACACTGAGCGAAGCTAATTTAGTGTCCCTAAAATCTCTTGCTTTTCCATGAAGTATTTTTTCATTTTCATATGACAGATTTTCTCCGATATAAACTTCGGCATTTTCAAAACCGTATCGGCACAACTTGTCGCAAGGATTTTCACCCAAAAGCACAAATGTTTTCTCATTCTCTCTGACTTCACTCACAATGTTGCAATTTCTGCCGTGCATACTTACAATGTTCATATTGTCATACGCCATACCGATTTTAGCGCAAAAATACGATACGCAGCTTATACCCGCAAAAATTTCTGCATTAGGAAATTCTTCTTTTAATTT
The DNA window shown above is from Hominilimicola fabiformis and carries:
- the cbiE gene encoding precorrin-6y C5,15-methyltransferase (decarboxylating) subunit CbiE, with protein sequence MNIFIVGVGMGDTKYLTKIAEEKIKNADIIIGAKRVAEPYVNEKRVFFEYETDKIKKILEENKCENAVILFSGDTSFFSGAKKLKEEFPNAEIFAGISCVSYFCAKIGMAYDNMNIVSMHGRNCNIVSEVRENEKTFVLLGENPCDKLCRYGFENAEVYIGENLSYENEKILHGKARDFRDTKLASLSVAVIINNEYDKCTKIGINDSEFVTGNAPMTKSEVRAVNISKLEIKDDDICYDIGAGTGSVSIEMALLCGKGKVYAIEKKAEAAELIKQNALKFHADNIEIICADAPNGMVGLLKADKVFIGGSSGNLYEIIEKCDCKKVVVNAITLETLSLAQESFEKLGYEYEVTQICASRGRKVGGYNMMTAQNPVFIICGEKL